In the genome of Pseudomonas putida, one region contains:
- the metF gene encoding methylenetetrahydrofolate reductase [NAD(P)H], whose amino-acid sequence MSQERRYSFEFFPTKTDAGHEKLMAVARQLAGYNPDFFSCTYGAGGSTRDRTLNTVLQLESEVKIPAAPHLSCVGDSKEELRTLIAQYKAAGIKRIVALRGDLPSGMGMAYGELRYASDLVEFIRQESGDHFHLEVAAYPEMHPQARNFESDLANFVHKVKAGADSAITQYFFNAESYFYFVERVQQMGVDIPVVPGIMPITNYSKLARFSDACGAEIPRWIRKQLEAYGDDTASIQAFGEEVITRMCEQLLQGGAPGLHFYTLNQAEPSLAIWNNLKLPR is encoded by the coding sequence ATGTCACAAGAACGCCGCTACAGTTTCGAGTTTTTCCCCACCAAGACCGACGCCGGCCATGAAAAGCTGATGGCCGTCGCTCGCCAGCTGGCGGGCTACAACCCTGACTTCTTCTCCTGCACCTATGGTGCCGGTGGTTCCACCCGCGACCGCACCCTGAACACGGTGCTGCAGCTGGAAAGCGAAGTGAAGATTCCTGCCGCGCCGCACCTGTCCTGCGTCGGCGACAGCAAGGAAGAGCTGCGCACCCTGATCGCCCAGTACAAGGCGGCAGGCATCAAGCGCATCGTCGCCCTGCGCGGCGATCTCCCGTCGGGCATGGGCATGGCCTATGGCGAGCTGCGCTACGCCAGCGACCTGGTCGAGTTCATCCGCCAGGAAAGCGGCGATCACTTCCACCTGGAAGTCGCGGCCTATCCGGAGATGCACCCCCAGGCGCGCAACTTCGAGTCCGATCTCGCCAATTTCGTGCACAAGGTCAAGGCTGGTGCGGACAGCGCCATCACCCAGTACTTCTTCAACGCCGAGAGTTATTTCTACTTCGTCGAGCGTGTGCAGCAGATGGGCGTGGACATCCCGGTCGTGCCCGGCATCATGCCGATCACCAACTACAGCAAGCTGGCGCGTTTCTCCGATGCCTGCGGTGCTGAAATCCCTCGCTGGATTCGCAAGCAGCTGGAAGCCTATGGCGACGACACCGCCAGCATCCAGGCGTTTGGCGAAGAGGTGATCACCCGCATGTGCGAACAGCTGCTGCAAGGCGGCGCACCCGGCCTGCACTTCTATACACTGAACCAGGCCGAGCCAAGCCTGGCGATCTGGAACAACCTGAAACTGCCGCGCTGA